A window from Fragaria vesca subsp. vesca linkage group LG5, FraVesHawaii_1.0, whole genome shotgun sequence encodes these proteins:
- the LOC101302838 gene encoding thylakoid lumenal 29 kDa protein, chloroplastic-like, translating into MAVSFLSTVPNLLPIVPASASVTSAPRYPTLAATVRCSKIEADADNEDRFKRRSILTCFGATVGLELVRSSGTFGEMAEAADLIQRRQRSDFQTSIKDTLYKAIKENPDVIPSLLTLALNDIMTYDKASKSGGPNGSIRFSSEISRPENKGLVGALNLVEEAKKEIDLNSKGGPISYSDLIQYAAQSAIKQTFLAAAIRKCGGNVEKGSLLYTAYGSNGQWGLFERNFGRTDTQEPDPEGRVPQWDKASVQEMKDKFSAVGFGPRQLAVMSAFLGPDQIATETLLATDPEVLPWVQKYQRSRETVSETDYEVDLITTLTKLSGLGQQINYEAYTYPVKKVDFSKLKL; encoded by the exons ATGGCTGTGTCTTTCCTCTCAACCGTTCCTAACCTGCTTCCAATTGTCCCCGCCAGTGCTTCTGTTACCTCTGCCCCAAGATATCCTACTCTTGCT GCTACAGTTCGTTGCAGTAAAATTGAAGCTGATGCTGATAATGAGGACAGGTTTAAGCGGAGGAGCATTCTCACATGCTTTGGTGCCACTGTTGGCTTG GAATTAGTGAGAAGCTCAGGAACATTTGGTGAAATGGCTGAGGCTGCTGATTTGATACAACGCAGGCAGCGGTCTGATTTTCAAA CAAGTATCAAGGATACATTATACAAGGCTATAAAG GAAAATCCAGATGTTATCCCATCCTTACTCACTTTGGCATTGAATGATATTATGACTTATGATAAG GCTTCGAAATCTGGGGGTCCAAATGGATCTATCCGATTCAG CTCAGAGATCAGCAGACCTGAAAATAAGGGACTTGTTGGTGCTTTGAATTTAGTGGAGGAAGCAAAGAAGGAAATTGATTTGAATTCCAAAGGAGGGCCCATCTCCTATTCTGATTTGATCCAATATGCAG CACAAAGTGCCATTAAGCAAACCTTTCTAGCTGCTGCAATTCGCAAATGCGGAGGAAACGTTGAGAAGGGCAGTTTGTTATACACTGCATATGGTTCAAATGGTCAG TGGGGCTTATTTGAGAGGAATTTTGGAAGGACAGATACCCAAGAGCCAGATCCAGAGGGAAGGGTTCCCCAGTGGGACAAAGCAAGTGTTCAAGAAATGAAAGACAAGTTTTCTGCCGTTGGCTTTGGCCCCCGCCAG CTAGCTGTTATGTCTGCATTCTTGGGTCCTGATCAGATAGCCACAGAAACTTTATTAGCCACTGATCCAGAAGTTCTGCCGTGGGTTCAGAAGTATCAGCGCAGCCGAGAAACAGTGTCAGAAACAGACTATGAG GTTGATTTGATAACTACGCTCACTAAGTTAAGTGGTTTGGGCCAACAAATCAACTACGAGGCGTATACCTATCCAGTCAAAAAGGTTGATTTTAGCAAACTCAAACTATAA
- the LOC101303126 gene encoding uncharacterized protein At1g04910-like — MQKKKLIIALAALRKLLTCAICVIALVALFSVHVPIFPSSKVPNFSDPFKLPTKLTTEQSWTQELAPPHLWKAPLPSHKLDSSRRTLDTLWKPPPNRDFVPCVEPSTNYTSPTESRGYLLVHTNGGLNQMRAGICDMVAVARIINATLVIPELDKRSFWKDSSNFSDVFDEDHFINALSNDVKIIKKLPKELATGTRAVKHFRSWSGMDYYQDEIASMWEEYEVIRAAKSDSRLANNNLPLDIQKLRCRACYEALRFAPQIEAMGKLLVDRMRSYGPYIALHLRFEEDMLAFSGCTQDLSSAEADELRIIRENTPYWKEKEINPIEQRSKGYCPLTPKEVGIFLTALAYPSNTPIYLAAGKIYGGESHMAELRSRFPILMNKETLASVEELEPFNDHASQMAALDYIVSVESDVFIPSYSGNMARAVEGHRRFLGHRKTISPDRKALVRLIDKLEQGTLKEGKNLSNRVIELHRRRQGSPRKRKGPITGTKGTERFRSEEPFYVNALPDCLCKKELPMQATE, encoded by the exons ATGCAGAAGAAGAAGCTGATAATAGCATTGGCGGCACTGAGGAAGCTGCTAACGTGCGCCATATGCGTAATAGCTCTTGTGGCTCTCTTCTCTGTCCACGTCCCCATTTTCCCTTCCTCCAAGGTCCCTAACTTCTCTGACCCCTTCAAGCTCCCCACG AAGTTGACAACTGAGCAGAGCTGGACTCAGGAGCTCGCTCCGCCCCATCTGTGGAAAGCGCCTCTCCCTTCTCACAAG TTAGATAGTTCAAGAAGAACTTTGGATACACTATGGAAGCCTCCGCCAAATCGCGATTTTGTGCCATGTGTAGAGCCAAGTACCAATTATACAT CTCCTACAGAGTCCCGGGGATACCTTCTAGTACATACGAATGGTGGGCTGAACCAGATGCGTGCTGGG ATATGTGACATGGTAGCTGTAGCCCGTATCATAAATGCCACTCTTGTAATTCCGGAACTTGATAAACGGTCATTTTGGAAAGACTCCAG CAACTTTTCAGATGTTTTCGATGAAGACCATTTTATCAATGCTCTATCTAATGATGTCAAAATAATAAAAAAGCTTCCTAAGGAACTGGCGACGGGTACCAGAGCTGTTAAACATTTTAGAAGCTGGTCTGGTATGGATTATTACCAAGATGAGATAGCTAGCATGTGGGAAGAATATGAA GTTATTCGAGCTGCAAAGTCTGATTCTCGTTTAGCAAATAACAACCTACCTCTAGATATTCAGAAGCTTCGCTGCCGTGCTTGTTATGAAGCTCTACGTTTTGCACCTCAAATTGAAGCAATGGGAAAA TTGTTAGTCGATCGGATGAGGTCCTATGGTCCTTACATAGCCCTGCATTTACGGTTTGAGGAGGACATGCTTGCTTTTAGTGGATGCACGCAGGATTTATCATCAGCTGAAGCTGATGAACTACGAATCATTCG AGAGAACACACCATACTGGAAAGAAAAGGAAATAAATCCCATAGAACAGAGATCCAAAGGATATTGCCCCTTAACTCCAAAGGAGGTTGGAATATTTCTCACCGCCCTTGCGTATCCATCGAACACCCCGATATACCTTGCGGCTGGAAAGATATATGGGGGCGAATCTCATATGGCAGAACTACGATCCCGTTTTCCGATACTAATGAATAAG GAAACATTGGCATCTGTTGAGGAGCTTGAACCTTTCAACGATCATGCATCTCAGATGGCTGCACTTGACTACATTGTTTCAGTTGAAAGTGATGTATTTATTCCTTCATACTCCGGAAACATGGCGAGGGCAGTTGAAGGTCACCGTCGCTTTCTTGGACACAGGAAGACGATTTCTCCTGACAG AAAAGCTCTTGTTCGTTTGATTGACAAACTTGAGCAGGGAACCCTGAAAGAAGGCAAAAATTTATCAAATCGAGTAATTGAATTGCACAGGAGACG GCAGGGGTCTCCACGGAAGAGAAAAGGTCCAATTACAGGAACCAAGGGCACAGAAAGGTTCCGATCAGAAGAACCATTCTATGTTAACGCTTTACCGGATTGTTTGTGTAAGAAGGAATTGCCGATGCAAGCAACTGAGTAA
- the LOC101297258 gene encoding ankyrin repeat-containing protein At3g12360-like encodes MREVPNSDGMTPHELFTKNHETLKKEAEDSMKGTASSCTVVGALIVTMMFAAAFTVPGGNNGNTGAPMFITKKLFMVFIISDTLSLVSSTTSVIIFLGILTSRYAEDDFPKNLPTRMMIGLSTLFISIGTMMIAFSSALIIMLDKEYSWAVIPSIFAASIPVASFIWLQFSLLIDVICYFGSYVSAYEFLII; translated from the coding sequence ATGCGTGAAGTTCCAAATTCAGATGGTATGACACCACATGAACTGTTTACCAAGAATCATGAGACACTAAAAAAGGAGGCAGAAGATTCGATGAAAGGAACAGCAAGTTCTTGTACTGTTGTTGGCGCTCTTATAGTTACCATGATGTTTGCTGCAGCATTTACAGTTCCTGGTGGAAACAATGGCAATACAGGTGCCCCGATGTTTATAACTAAGAAGTTGTTTATGGTGTTCATAATTTCAGATACTCTATCACTCGTTTCTTCAACAACTTCAGTCATAATATTTTTAGGAATCCTCACGTCACGTTATGCAGAAGATGATTTTCCTAAGAATTTGCCGACAAGGATGATGATAGGTCTTTCCACCCTTTTCATCTCAATTGGCACCATGATGATTGCCTTTTCTTCTGCCCTCATCATCATGCTCGATAAAGAATACTCATGGGCCGTTATTCCTAGCATTTTTGCTGCTAGTATTCCAGTTGCCTCATTTATATGGTTGCAATTTTCACTCCTTATTGATGTAATATGTTATTTTGGATCCTATGTAAGTGCTTATGAATTTCTGATCATTTAA